In the genome of Camelina sativa cultivar DH55 unplaced genomic scaffold, Cs unpScaffold00782, whole genome shotgun sequence, one region contains:
- the LOC109131615 gene encoding uncharacterized protein LOC109131615: MPPVIVSNGRQFQNFLKQHRSELIRLCVEIEAKSGETLFEEVKPKTPEPTPKTPEVVVDDFVGVAEEMGEKDDEYESRKEDGEDNVGNDLDEDEADDEDNSRFDYCDDSDGASSGDEDYLLYSNFAPDEAEESLDDGPGGGSCIEENVCNTESNNRTRKTNSAADAIEKEVRKIENGGGDIAVGDKFDSKETLVARLRVLSVLDKYDYNVRYSTPVLLIVECWVKGCKWRIRASTMGDSPVFHIRRYCREHTCSVTERYGRSRNAKPPILAQLYKDYVGGVGSSVVPNLVGDGLNLRYGVQLGYWKAHRTLIKAREYVRGTPESGYAELPAYLYRLRSSNPGTLTRLVVDAEDRFKYVFIAIAGCIKGFRYMRKVVVVDGTFLKGEFKGTLLIATTQDGNFNIFPLAYAVVDTENDVSWEWFFTQLSSVIPDDEELALISDRHKSIGKAIAKVYPLASRGICTYHLHKNIILRFSGSETFRLVKKAAAAYRVVDFEEIFQQIQEANPQLHAYLVRADVTKWSRAHFPGDRYNFTTSNIAESLNKVLNPARAYPIVELLEAVRNMLTRWFATRRKQAAAMPTLLTKGVENLLQARIEQSRRLKVQEIDEDRFEVSGGNSTHVVNLRYKRCSCRRFDLERMPCVHAIAAAYTANVSVINQHHPYFRRDSLCSGYAEAIMPIDTSCIVPTDITPSRCKPPFVRNPPGRPKMTRRKSFVEVALETKRPRKQHACSQCQQVGHNRTTCPANT, encoded by the exons ATGCCACCGGTGATTGTTTCAAATGGTCGGCAGTTTCAAAACTTTCTCAAACAGCATAGGAGTGAACTCATCCGGCTATGCGTTGAGATCGAAGCTAAATCTGGTGAAACCTTGTTCGAGGAAGTTAAACCGAAAACCCCAGAACCAACACCCAAGACCCCTGAAGTCGTTGTAGATGATTTCGTAGGCGTGGCAGAGGAAATGGGAGAGAAAGATGATGAGTACGAGAGTCGGAAGGAAGACGGTGAAGATAATGTAGGAAATGAtctagatgaagatgaagcagatgACGAGGACAACAGTAGATTTGATTACTGTGACGACAGCGATGGTGCAAGTTCAGGGGATGAAGACTATCTGCTGTACTCCAACTTCGCCCCGGATGAAGCAGAGGAATCATTGGACGACGGACCTGGGGGTGGGTCTTGTATAGAGGAAAATGTGTGTAACACAGAATCAAATAACCGTACCCGCAAGACTAACTCTGCAGCTGATGCAATTGAGAAGGAGGTTCGCAAAATAGAAAACGGAGGTGGTGATATTGCTGTGGGGGATAAGTTTGATAGCAAAGAAACGTTGGTGGCAAGGTTGAGGGTGCTGAGTGTATTAGATAAATATGATTACAATGTTCGATATTCAACGCCCGTTTTGTTAATCGTTGAGTGTTGGGTAAAAGGTTGTAAATGGAGAATACGGGCTTCAACCATGGGTGATTCGCCGGTGTTTCATATTCGCAGATATTGTCGTGAACATACTTGCTCTGTTACGGAACGATATGGCCGTAGCCGTAATGCTAAACCACCAATCCTAGCTCAATTATACAAGGATTATGTTGGTGGTGTGGGAAGTTCTGTTGTGCCAAATCTTGTTGGGGATGGGCTCAACCTACGATATGGTGTACAG cTTGGCTACTGGAAGGCACATCGTACACTTATAAAGGCGCGGGAGTATGTTAGGGGTACACCTGAAAGTGGATACGCTGAATTACCGGCATATTTATACAGGCTGAGGTCCTCTAATCCGGGGACCCTTACTAGACTGGTCGTTGATGCAGAAGACAGATTCAAGTATGTTTTCATTGCGATTGCTGGATGCATTAAGGGTTTCAGGTATATGCGGaaagttgtagttgtagatggAACCTTTTTGAAAGGTGAATTCAAAGGGACTCTTCTGATAGCGACAACACAAGAtgggaattttaatattttccctcTGGCGTATGCGGTTGTTGATACAGAGAACGACGTGTCGTGGGAATGGTTCTTTACTCAATTAAGTAGTGTAATTCctgatgatgaagagcttgCACTGATATCTGACCGGCATAAATCTATTGGTAAAGCTATCGCTAAAGTGTACCCCCTGGCAAGTCGAGGAATCTGCACTTATCATCTTCACAAGAATATTATCCTGAGATTTAGTGGGAGCGAAACATTCCGGCTGGTAAAAAAAGCAGCTGCAGCGTACCGTGTAGTTGATTTCGAAGAAATCTTCCAGCAAATTCAAGAAGCGAATCCGCAACTGCATGCTTACTTGGTTCGTGCAGATGTAACCAAGTGGAGCAGGGCGCACTTTCCTGGTGATAGGTACAACTTCACCACGAGCAACATTGCAGAATCGCTAAACAAAGTACTGAATCCTGCCAGAGCCTATCCCATTGTAGAGTTACTAGAAGCTGTTCGGAATATGTTGACACGTTGGTTTGCTACAAGGAGAAAACAAGCTGCCGCAATGCCAACTTTACTCACCAAAGGAGTGGAGAACCTGTTACAG GCACGTATTGAACAGTCAAGGCGTCTAAAGGTTCAAGAAATTGATGAAGATCGATTTGAAGTAAGTGGTGGTAACTCAACGCATGTTGTCAATCTGAGGTATAAGAGGTGTTCATGTAGGCGTTTTGATCTAGAGAGGATGCCATGCGTACATGCTATCGCAGCCGCATATACGGCCAACGTATCAGTTATAAACCAGCACCATCCATACTTCCGCAGAGACAGCCTCTGCAGTGGGTATGCGGAGGCGATAATGCCGATAGATACATCCTGCATCGTTCCTACTGATATTACACCGTCCAGATGTAAACCGCCTTTTGTTAGGAATCCTCCAGGAAGGCCAAAGATGACGAGGAGGAAGTCTTTTGTCGAGGTTGCGTTGGAGACGAAGCGGCCCCGCAAACAGCATGCTTGTTCTCAGTGTCAACAGGTTGGCCACAACCGTACAACATGTCCAGCTAATACGTAG